A single region of the Sorghum bicolor cultivar BTx623 chromosome 9, Sorghum_bicolor_NCBIv3, whole genome shotgun sequence genome encodes:
- the LOC110430422 gene encoding uncharacterized protein LOC110430422, with protein sequence MKKKTARKDKEVEEDKKEAPSKQENTKFYGKTAPHEFYDTNILLPFPRTRKPTTDEQFGKFVEVIRQLYVNIPLLDAMQVPTYDKYLRDILNNKRPLPTTEVIKLTEECSAAILNQLPEKKKDPGCPTIDCSIGTHHFEHALCDLGASVSVMPKVIFDKLTHVVLSPTSIHLQLADQSIRHPAGVAENIPVKIREFLVPVDFVVLDMEVDEKTPLILGRPFLSTANAHIDVGAGEIQFTINGAQEKFNFKPKVVQCSLILAVDVATVTFITRPKKKTNPTPRAKSKKIWKKKVIQPMTPPKKISV encoded by the coding sequence ATGAAAAAAAAGACTGCAAGAAAAGATAAGGAAGTTGAGGAAGACAAGAAAGAAGCACCATCTAAGCAGGAAAACACCAAGTTCTATGGAAAGACAGCTCCGCACGAGTTCTACGACACCAACATTCTGCTGCCAtttccaagaacaaggaagccAACCACCGATGAACAATTCGGGAAGTTTGTTGAGGTAATTCGGCAATTATATGTCAATATTCCACTACTTGATGCAATGCAGGTTCCAACCTATGACAAGTATTTGAGAGACATCCTCAACAACAAACGCCCGCTGCCTACAACTGAGGTGATTAAGCTAACAGAAGAATGCAGCGCGGCGATACTAAACCAACTAccagaaaagaagaaggaccctGGATGTCCTACCATCGACTGCTCCATTGGGACACATCACTTCGAGCATGCACTGTGCGACttgggagcaagtgtcagtgtcatGCCAAAGGTAATATTTGATAAACTAACCCATGTTGTTTTGTCCCCTACATCAATACATTTGCAGTTAGCGGATCAGTCAATTCGCCATCCTGCGGGGGTAGCTGAGAATATCCCCGTAAAGATACGCGAGTTCCTGGTCCCTGTGGATTTCGTGGTACTCGACATGGAGGTGGATGAAAAGACTCCACTTATCCTGGGAAGACCATTTCTCAGCACTGCTAATGCACATATTGACGTTGGAGCCGGAGAAATTCAATTTACAATCAATGGGGCCCAGGAGAAGTTCAACTTCAAACCAAAGGTAGTGCAATGCTCACTAATCTTGGCAGTGGATGTGGCAACCGTCACATTCATAACTAGGCCAAAGAAAAAGACCAATCCAACGCCAAGAGCAAAGAGCAAGAAAATATGGAAGAAGAAGGTAATACAACCGATGACACCTCCGAAGAAAATTTCTGTATAA